TGTTTAAAAGTTGGAAAGGCGGCGTGGAAAACTCAGCGGAGCAGTTCATTCGCTAAAGCAGCGCGCCGTAACACGACACATAGAGGCGTGTTTGCTTCCCTTCAGAGGTGGCCTCCCCACTGGCAGGAAACTTGTGTGGAGGAGGGGGCATAcgaaatggaacaaaaaaaagaaaaaaaaaattgcacattaTGTCACGTCACACAACGCAGTGGAGGGACGCGAAAGGCCAAACTAGgggggcacacaaaaaaagaaacgttttttaaaagaggGTTTTTCTCATTAAAAGTTAGACAGTCACAGTTTCATTCGGCGATGCAAAAATGCTCCTCCGATGGTGagtgcgaagggggggaaaaatgaagtggTCCCATAGTTTTAATCCTgtcgagggggaagaaacaagttactatattttcaaaatggtttAGATAAGCCAATCCGCGCGTTGGAAAAGTGTGCACATAAAATGGTTTGCTCTTTTATCCCCTTTCTTTCCGTGCCCTCTCGCTCCTTTGCGCACCTCTTCGTACTCCCCCCTGGGTGCAGCAGCTCACCAAATGGGCATAATATGGTCATACGCGTGGGGgtatcccccttttgtatgCGCCTGCTCCACGATCGCCCCTCTCCTAGGTCCACACAAAATGAGGCGTATCACCGGAGGTCTTCTTCTCCATCTCCATTTCGTACAACGGGGAGATGCTCCTTAACCTCTTGACAGACTTAACCAAATTTTCGCACAGCTGCTGCACTTCGAAGAAGGTGGTGAATCTGTTGAACCCGATTCGTATGGACGTGTGCGCAATGTCTTCTGATATTCCTATGGAGCGTAATACGTAGCTGGGTTCTAACGTGCTAGATGTGCAAGCAGAACCCGAACTGAGGGCTATTTCGTGCAAAGACATTAGCAAACTTTCTCCCTccacaaataaaaaggacaCATTCATGTTTCCAAAGTATCTATTCGTTTGGCACCCATTGAAAACGATATAATCTAAGTTTTCCATCAAGTGATCCTTCACAtagtgaaaaaagaatttcatttttttatggtcACGATTCATTTCGATGGATCCCAAatttgctgcttctcctaAGCCTACAATTAAATGGGTGGGTAAAGTCCCAGAGCGTAGTCCCCTTTCTTGCCCCCCTCCATGTATTAACGCATTTAGCCGTATGTTcggctttttcctttttatatataacgcTCCGATTCCTTTTGGGCCGTATAATTTATGGCCTGAAATGGACAGCAAATcgatgttcattttttgcacatcgATGGGAATTTTACCTACCGCTTGGGATGCATCCGAGTGGAAAATTACATTTCTTTCTTTACACAAAAGACCAATCTTTTCAATGTCTTGTATGACCCCTATTTCGTTATTAACATAGATGAAGGACGCCATTATGGTACTCTCCTTTATGCTCTTTTCTATATCTTCTAAGCGTACGATTCCGTTCGGCTCGGGTTTCAAATAAGTCACTTCAAATCCCTTCGTTTGTAAATATCGGCACGTCTGCAGGATGCACTTATGTTCAATTTGCGACGTAATTATgtggttttttttgctgtcTCGTTTGTTATAGTAGGTGCATATTCCTATAAGTGCTAAGTTATTACTTTCTGTGGCTCCTGAGGTGAAGATAATTTctttgttgttttttccgTTGATTAAATGGAGGATGTTTTTCCTCGCATCCTCCACTGCCTTTTCGGATTCCCACCCAAAGAAATGGTTTCGCGAATGTGCGTTTCCATATATGTACGTCATGTAGGGCAGCATTTTGTCTAGCACTCTGGGGTCGATCATGGTGGTCGCTTGGCTGTCTAGGTAAAAcctgttgattttttttttctcgcgtTCGTTTGCAACGTCgtccacgggggggggcgcgCTCTCACTGTGGTTATCTCCTGAtggttcatttttcttccccacgGAGTCGCCTCCTTTTGGGATTTCCCCCCGGCTGCTATGGAACCTCCTCCTCCGCAcgcaccccccccctctgtCGTGCAACGGATTATGATTATGCTCGCTTGTGCTGCCCCTCGAGGTGCATGCATTTGTCAGCGCTTTAAACCCCCTACTTGTCTTGTCACATTTACacaatttttccaaagcgCTTCCCCTTGGGATGTTCAAATGTTTTACAAAGCGGAGTAATTTCATCTTCACAGaggtgacaaaaaaaaaaaaaaaaaaattcagaaaaaCCACAACGCAGTGTGATGCgaatttttgcataaaacTGCTGGTTGCGCAATTTGGTCAAATGAGGTTCAAAAGGGGGTTAAAAATTTGGCTaattgtacataaaaaaagggaattaatttatgaatatatcAAATGAGGGATGTAACTCCCCATGTTTGCAGAGGAGGGACGAAAACTTTCGGCAGCTGCACGATTGTACGttgcttcgccgcttcgcttaaaaaaaaaaatttgcgaaAAATGGAGTCCTTTTGCGAGTTGCTAATCATGACATGTTTTTTTCACATCATGGGGagtttaaaaatggggatatACACTTAAATAAAAGTTTTGCTTGTACAAGCGCAGGGTGCGCaagcataataaatatatatacacgcaTATTCGAACAGTATATGAGGTATatgaggcaaaaatgaatgctGATGTTGCGGCGAAGAGGGAGTTAAAACGCTGACCACattgtgccatttttacttttactTGCAGCTTCGCCACTCGTCGAAAGTTAATTTTACGAATCATAAAGaggtgaaaaggaagaaatgggacatatgtaaaaagggaaggaaaaataaaaaattctctCTCGCGCGCTTTCCTTTCCTGCACccgttttcattttaccccctttggaaaaggttgaccaatttttttttccatttttttggcactGCGCTGATATTGTAGAGCTCGAAAAGGGACGCGGTTTGGAGGGGAGACCACGTCGCTACGTCGCCATGTTGTAAACCACCActgccatttttgcagaCTTAAAAAAGGGCTCCTTCGCGGCGTAAAAAATAggcacacatatacatacacatgtatgtacCTACTTGCGTGGcgtcttttaaaaatttcccccggcggagaaaaaaataaaaacgctaCTACGCAAAATAGTATCATATAGGATTAaaaaggtttaaaaaaaattccttcaAAAGTGAATGGccataaaaaatgcaaagtacgaaaaaaatgtgccgcAAAAATGTTGCCCATTTTAAAATCAAGCAAAATGTGACGGTGAATGCATCGTGCTGTTCACACACATGTGGGTGTTACACCCAGGGGAATAACAGCAGGGGGAAGGACCGcctctctcccttttcttcaaataaaatttcgcAAACGAGGAATGGTCACTCATGTGGCTCATCTATTGGGTGAAGATGGCGGAAGTTCCTTCCTCTCATGatttagaacaaaaaaaaaagaaaaaaaaggcgcacatGTTGGATGGCCAACTTAGCTGGGAAAGCCCCCCCCTTTGAGGAGGTCCCCGAAAATGTCGTGGGcttgaaaaattaaagctaTCACAGTGACGTTGACGGAATTGCCAACCAGTTTGTACTTTTGCCTGTTCGTCAAAAATGGTGGAAATTTAAATTCGTGACAGGAGCAGGGTGTTGTGCGCTCGTCTTGGGGGGGGTTTCCATGGTGGGACTTTCCATGGTGGAATTTTCCATGGTGGGACTTTCCATGGTGGGACTTTCCATGGTGGAATTTTCCATGGTGGGATTTTCCATGGGGGGATTTTCCATGGGGGGATTCCCCACCGAGAAGCACTCCATCAGTTGGTGATCTTCTCAACTGATGCTCTGCTAAATGGAGCCCTTCATTAAACAAACACCTGTCGCTATGACCACTCGCACAGTAGTGCACACCACACGTGTAGGCGCACATGTGGTGAATGTGGTCCATATTCCAGTAGATATTTCCGactctgttttttttgccttcgcCGCCTTCCCTGATAGCCCTGCCGGTGCGCATCTTATAGCCCATCAGTCTGCATATCTCTACGGGGGTGAAGTACCGCGCTCTGTTTTTGTACTTGCTCATTTGTTTGATTATTTCTCCGCGGTGAGGTTCACGAGGGGAGTCGTCATGGGAGACGTTATCACTGCAGGAGCCGCCGCTCAAGGGCTGGTCTCCCATGTGGGCCTTTTCCATGCGCCCACTCTGCGCATGCCCACATCGCATTTCTCTGCCAAATGAGGGGGACCCCCTTGTGCGCCCGGAGAAGTAGAGAACCGAGCCGGAGCCGTTAATATACCTCGCATAGTTAGACGTGAAGCACATGGAATGCACCTTGTTCGAGTTAATCAAGTCCCTCAAGTTTCTCTCATGTGGGAGGTCCCGTATCGCTTCACTCTTCTGGCCAAAATAACTACCCCCGTCGAAGCAGCACACATTTCCATTTCGGTTAATATCTATCATGTCAAAGCAGAATGAGGAGCATTTTTCCAAAGTACTATTCTTAACTTCATATTCCTGCAATGTCTCGTTCGTTAAGTTTATCCCTTCACTTGTGTTGCACATTATTGGGTACTTATCATTATGGTCTAAGAATGTGGCCAAGCTGGGGGTGTAAAAAGAGTACTTTGGGGAAGGCCTAAAATTGGGGTTGTTTTCAAATGTACGGAGGATGCACTTGGCTGGCATAAGCGAATTGCTGTACAGTGGGGCAGTCCCTCCATTGGGGAAGCTCTCCCACGATGTAAGACCAACCGACTTGTCTTTCCTCCTACATATGCAATAAAAACGAAGACGCTCATTCGGTATGCCATACTGCAGAGGGGACAAAAGATAGGTCTGGAAATTATAATTCTTCTTAACCGAATTTATGAAgtacaaaaaggaggaggataACTCAAAATTTCTGACATTTTcgatgaaaatatattttggcaaattttcttcctttacCTTTTTCAGCAAATTGCAGATGTGGAAGAAACTTCTGGACCGTTCGTCCTTTTCGATTTGCAGGAAGTTTAGGGCTTCGTCTAGGTTTAGCCTGCCCACGTGAAATGggtcttctcctcctcggTGATTTTCCCACAATGCCCTATCGTGATCGCTTTTGTTTGTCCCTTTGAGGGGGACGTCTCCCAGGTCGTTACACTTTGGGGTAACCAAGTGGGCCTTATCATCTGCATCGCTGCTTTCATTCGCAGCACAACTTCGGGTGAGCAAATTATTCATACGATCCGACTTCTCTAAAGGGGAGGGAGAACttccgttttgcttttttcctccccccagcGGGGATTCCTCTGCTGTGTGGGAGGCGTACTTTCCGAACAACTCATCCAAATTGACCTGCTGGAACTTCTTGTTCTGCCTGGTGTAGGGCTGACACGGGTTGGATATCAGCAGAATGAAAAACTTGTGGTAATCGAGAAAATGTGCGTCCAGGTTGTTTATATCCGTTTGAAGGATGTAGTTCTTATCCTGGACGAAGGGAGCCTCTTTCGCGTTGCTCCTTCCTCCGCTGTGCTCCCCTTGGTACTCTTTAAAAAATCGGTCgatatatttcttttccgTTAGGTAGATGGAACTACCCTCGAAGTTGTGGTGGTGCGTTTGATTGGCGAAGCAGTTAAGGTCTATCGATATGAAGCGAACTGCCTCACTGAAAAGGTTGGCGCAGTTGGGAGCATCCCCCGTTGCAGCTTCCCccgttgccgcttccccctttgccgcttcccccgttgCCGCATCCCCCTTtgtcgcttccccctttgtcgcttccccctttgccgcttcccccttgaGGGTGCCTTTTTCTGCCCTCTCGTGGACGCAATTGATTAGGGCTTGTAGCATGCTGTAGTGTAGCCCCCCTATTCCGCTATAAAGGTCTAGCACTTTTATCTTCCCCATGGGGCTCATTTGAGTGTTGATTACTAACTGGGGcagagcagcagcagctgTTCATGTCTCTTCCGCGTAGGTTCAGTAGTACGTCTAGGCACCATCTTTCGTttaggtgaaaaaaatggggcgcCAAATAGATGCTCTGATTTTCGCTCACCACTGGGAGAGCGCCTTTGGTGAAGGAGCAAATGTGCTAGGAGCCGAATTGATGGATTCCCCTCTGCCCACGTAACCCAGCAGATGTTCCAAATGGGCACTGCCGCAGAACCAACCATTGAGTGGAACCGTCCTGCGATCAACCAGTAGAGGTGCGGGGCTGAGAAGAGGTcctcccccaaatggtgtGCTGCATGTCGGGGGAGTGCCTCGTATGGGTGCAAGAACGAGTCACCAAAAAGGGTAAACTGAAGCGACTCCGGAACAGTCCCTTTCGCAGTGAGCCCTTCTCGCGAAAAACTACAACCCAGTTACTTCACACTAGGAACAAATTTGTATGCACTTGGCGAACAAAGTTTGCGAGAGTGCAGCTCTCCCCCTCTTTTGGGCCAATGTGGTGCCATCCCCCGATAGGATTTTTTACCTACGCCCGCAGTTCGCCCGCAGTTCACCCACAGTTCACTCCCATTTCGCTCCCGTTTCTTCCGCGGAGTTCCCCAAAGGAGGCACAAAGTGTAGCCCCACCAGCATCATCGTGCGGGGTGTAATATGCggtgcaaaaaagaaagtgagCATTGCGAAACACAAACGCACAAGCATAGTTATGCTATGCCTAAACAACGTTAAGCTGTAAGGAAGGCCATacgtaaaaggaaaaaaaaaaaaaaaaaaaaacttcaagCGAAGATACGCATATGTACGGATATATCACTATTCAGAAGCCCTTACTGTTCCTTCactttgttatttttcccattggCTCGTTCGAGGAGGCATACCTTATATCTCCCCCGCTGACGCGCTTAAGAAATAAGTACTTACAGGTGCTCGCTAGGAAAACGAGTCACCAAGCGTGAACTGAGAAGGCTGAAAAAGCTGAGCAAGCAGGCACTTTTTTATAGTAGTGGCTCACCCTTCGCACATACGGCTGGAGAGAATCGCACCGTTGCCGCCGCATCCTTTTGACCTGATATATCCCCCCCTTTCGAATCGAAAAAATGTTCTCAACCAGGTAGCACACAATTTGGGGAGATAGCCAGGGGGAGGGCAGCACATACACTCGTATGACTACGTAGCGGCTTCCCCTTAGCGTTAACTCCGATGAGCATAGAGTAGCACACTTGCCTACGCATCTTATGTCTCACGTTTGCCCTGATCGCTTCTAttcattttctctttttcgcACACTTTTAGGAGCGAGTACGACCGGGGAGTAAACACCTTTTCGCCGGAGGGCAGACTTTTTCAAGTGGAGTACGCGCTGGGCGCTATAAAGGTAGGTGCaaagggaggggaaaaagaagagaagagTGAGATGGGGTGGTACGTGAGATGTGATGGCACATGAGATGGGGTGGCACGTGAGATGTGATGGCACATGAGATGGGGTGGCACATGAGATGAGCTCACCAGGGGTGTGACCCTAACTTGCAgaaatttccaaaatgtgcACGTAGAGTGTGTCCCCGCATAGTGCTATTCCCCCCTGTGCTATTCCCCCCTGTGCTATTCCCCCCTGTGCTATTCCCCCCTGTGCTATTCCCCCCTGTGTAATGCCCCtctctacatttttaccccccttttgacaGCTGGGCAGCACGGCAGTCGGCATCTGCGTGAACGATGGAGTCATCCTTGCCTCGGAGAGAAGAATCGCGTCCGCGTTAATAGAAAAAGATTCAGTGGAGAAGCTGCTGCCGATAGATGACCACATAGGGTGTGCCATGAGTGGACTCATGGCGGACGCAAGGACGCTCATAGACTACGCAAGGGTTGAGTGTAATcattacaaatttatatataacgaaaatataaacataaaatCCTGTGTGGAATTAATATCCGAGCTAGCATTAGATTTTTCCAATCTGTCAGACaataagaggaagaaaattatgaGCAGACCATTTGGAGTTGCCTTACTGATAGGAGGAGTCGATAAGAATGGCCCTTGTCTTTGGTACACGGAGCCTTCTGGAACGAACACGAGATTTTTAGCTGCTTCCATTGGGTCTGCTCAGGAAGGGGCCGAACTACTGCTGCAAGAAAATTACAACAAAGATATGACCTTTGAGGAAGCTGAGATTTTGGCGCTCACCGTTTTGAGGCAGGTGATGGAGGATAAGCTGTCTTCCTCCAACGTGGAAATTGCCGCCGTTAAGAAATCCGACCAGACGTTTTACAAGTACAAGACGGAGGACATCTCCAGGATCATCGAGGCGCTGCCCTCGCCCATCTACCCGACGATCGACATGACGGCTtagcggtggagcggcggagcggtAAAGCGataaagcggtgaagcgtAAAACGGTGAAACCGCAAAGCTGCAAAGCTGCAGAGCCGCACGAAGGAATCCCCCCGGGGGCGAAGCAAAACAGCGCGCAGGAGAATGCCCCTTCGCAGGGAAGGGTCGACAAACGAATGAGCAGCACCGTGGGGGAAGAAACTTCGCGGGCGCTCTTCCCGAGCTGGGCGAGTCCAGAAGGGAGATGTTGTGTAGCAAGTGGACACGTTCCGCTGCGTCGGTTGGCCATTTGGCCTTCGCCGCTTTATCCATCCAttgttgttttattttatttttctttttttttttgcgaaaatgcCCCATTTCGCGCTTGCGTAAGAACATGCACAACGTGCGCTCCTCCCAacttgacatttttttaatttttttaaaaagtgcctATTTTGAAATTGCACCGCGGGAAGGGATGATTACCGGCAGGAAAGAGGCCTCCcgtttgtcatttttattgCCTTCCTATTTGTGTTATGCCTTTATGGAGGGGACCCTCGGGCGGGGCGTACGTGCGCGGTAAAGAAGTTACGAACAGGTGGAGGAAGGAAAGCAAATCGCACTGCAGTGTGAGTGTGCATGCGtttgcgtatatatatgcatacaaatatacatatatatatgtacgcatatgcatatgtatatgtgggCACGCTTTGCGGCGTGCTGGCCGGTGGAGGTCCcccgtttttcccccaccaGTTCGCGCCGCACATCACTCCAGAATGAACGGATTGTGGATATTTTTAGCCAGCTGCGTGGACGTGACAAAATCGGAATAActaattttataatgtttCATAAAATCCTTGTTCGACGTTTGCAGAAGCGTTTTCAAGTTTATCGGTGGGATGTTTGGCTTATAAACCAACTCGTTAAACCTCCTGTTAAAGTCAGCGTAATTGTGCGTCCGCACCAACTCTTTGTAGTAACTAATATAATtgtcataatataaattcatGTAGGCAACATGTCTGGGGATTATTCTTAAGCGGAAGCTGTAGCTGAAATATTGTGGGAAGGACAGAGTATCTCGAAaggttttatttaaatgtctAATCAGGTATAGCAGCTTGGGTCGGATGGTTCTGTATACATTGTAGGTGAATATCCTCGGGTATTTtttgatcaatttttttaaatcttccTCTTCTATAGTTTCATGTAGGTGCAGcaattctttatattttttttttaaatttccaaaggcaaaaaattgtGGGAGATTATACAAAATGTGTACCAATTCTTCGTGGTCATATTTTaactcatttttgtaatgaGCTATTCTTTTGAGGACggtgtttttatttactaaGGATAACCTCGGAGatgttttaataattttttttatcatttcca
Above is a genomic segment from Plasmodium vivax chromosome 2, whole genome shotgun sequence containing:
- a CDS encoding DNA (cytosine-5)-methyltransferase-like protein 2, putative (encoded by transcript PVX_081670A; Apicoplast targeted protein. Curated by Stuart Ralph, Walter and Eliza Hall Institute of Medical Research, Australia.), with the protein product MGKIKVLDLYSGIGGLHYSMLQALINCVHERAEKGTLKGEAAKGEATKGEATKGDAATGEAAKGEAATGEAATGDAPNCANLFSEAVRFISIDLNCFANQTHHHNFEGSSIYLTEKKYIDRFFKEYQGEHSGGRSNAKEAPFVQDKNYILQTDINNLDAHFLDYHKFFILLISNPCQPYTRQNKKFQQVNLDELFGKYASHTAEESPLGGGKKQNGSSPSPLEKSDRMNNLLTRSCAANESSDADDKAHLVTPKCNDLGDVPLKGTNKSDHDRALWENHRGGEDPFHVGRLNLDEALNFLQIEKDERSRSFFHICNLLKKVKEENLPKYIFIENVRNFELSSSFLYFINSVKKNYNFQTYLLSPLQYGIPNERLRFYCICRRKDKSVGLTSWESFPNGGTAPLYSNSLMPAKCILRTFENNPNFRPSPKYSFYTPSLATFLDHNDKYPIMCNTSEGINLTNETLQEYEVKNSTLEKCSSFCFDMIDINRNGNVCCFDGGSYFGQKSEAIRDLPHERNLRDLINSNKVHSMCFTSNYARYINGSGSVLYFSGRTRGSPSFGREMRCGHAQSGRMEKAHMGDQPLSGGSCSDNVSHDDSPREPHRGEIIKQMSKYKNRARYFTPVEICRLMGYKMRTGRAIREGGEGKKNRVGNIYWNMDHIHHMCAYTCGVHYCASGHSDRCLFNEGLHLAEHQLRRSPTDGVLLGGESPHGKSPHGKSHHGKFHHGKSHHGKSHHGKFHHGKSHHGNPPQDERTTPCSCHEFKFPPFLTNRQKYKLVGNSVNVTVIALIFQAHDIFGDLLKGGGFPS
- a CDS encoding proteasome subunit alpha type 7-2, putative (encoded by transcript PVX_081675A), which gives rise to MFSTRSEYDRGVNTFSPEGRLFQVEYALGAIKLGSTAVGICVNDGVILASERRIASALIEKDSVEKLLPIDDHIGCAMSGLMADARTLIDYARVECNHYKFIYNENINIKSCVELISELALDFSNLSDNKRKKIMSRPFGVALLIGGVDKNGPCLWYTEPSGTNTRFLAASIGSAQEGAELLLQENYNKDMTFEEAEILALTVLRQVMEDKLSSSNVEIAAVKKSDQTFYKYKTEDISRIIEALPSPIYPTIDMTA
- a CDS encoding cysteine desulfurase, mitochondrial precursor, putative (encoded by transcript PVX_081665A; Apicoplast targeted protein. Curated by Stuart Ralph, Walter and Eliza Hall Institute of Medical Research, Australia.), with the protein product MQKFASHCVVVFLNFFFFFFVTSVKMKLLRFVKHLNIPRGSALEKLCKCDKTSRGFKALTNACTSRGSTSEHNHNPLHDRGGGCVRRRRFHSSRGEIPKGGDSVGKKNEPSGDNHSESAPPPVDDVANEREKKKINRFYLDSQATTMIDPRVLDKMLPYMTYIYGNAHSRNHFFGWESEKAVEDARKNILHLINGKNNKEIIFTSGATESNNLALIGICTYYNKRDSKKNHIITSQIEHKCILQTCRYLQTKGFEVTYLKPEPNGIVRLEDIEKSIKESTIMASFIYVNNEIGVIQDIEKIGLLCKERNVIFHSDASQAVGKIPIDVQKMNIDLLSISGHKLYGPKGIGALYIKRKKPNIRLNALIHGGGQERGLRSGTLPTHLIVGLGEAANLGSIEMNRDHKKMKFFFHYVKDHLMENLDYIVFNGCQTNRYFGNMNVSFLFVEGESLLMSLHEIALSSGSACTSSTLEPSYVLRSIGISEDIAHTSIRIGFNRFTTFFEVQQLCENLVKSVKRLRSISPLYEMEMEKKTSGDTPHFVWT